In the Entelurus aequoreus isolate RoL-2023_Sb linkage group LG21, RoL_Eaeq_v1.1, whole genome shotgun sequence genome, aaataaaataaaataaaataaaataaataaatacaaataaaatctacaacagccaaatagctatagctaatttgcacatatctaaaaaaaacatttttcttagtccGATTCGAACTCATGAAATTGAACAAAGTTTGCATGATATTCATATTTATTGAAATTCAAATAAGAAAAAACCTCTAATTAAAGCAAAATATTTGTTGTACTTctagagaaaatggatggaaatgacatttaaaaaaatcatttatttCACTGTTTCCATTTAAAAAGTGAAACTTTTATACAGTGACATATTACAaaaattcacttttttttaatgatttgagccaattaaaaaaaacacaattttatacctCATTCAATTTGGTCAAAAAGTTCTACCAACTGGTTCTACTGGGTTAACTTGCTCTCTTAGTCTGATTGGAACTCATGAAATTGAACAAAGATTGCATGATATTCGAAAAAAAAGCTCTAATTAAATATTTGTTGTACTTctagagaaaatggatggaaatggcATTTGAAAAGTTCATTTATTTCAGTGTTTCCATTTAAAAAGTGAAACTTTCATACAGTGACATATTACAAAAATGCATCTTTTTTAATGATTTgagctaattaaaaaaaacacaattttatacctCATTCaacttggtcaaaatgttttaacAACTGGTTCTACtgggatataataataatagattttatttgtaaaaagcactttatattgagtaaacaatctcaaagtgatacagtgtattaaaaaaaaaaaaaaaaaaaaaatttaaaaaacaaataaataaataaaataaaataaaataaaataaaataaaataaaataaaataaaataaaataaaataaaaataaaaactagaacagccaaatagctatagctaatttgcacatatctaaaaaaaacattgtttcttAGTCCGATTCGAACTCATGAAATTGAACAAAGTTTGCATGATATTCGTATTTATTGACATTCgaataagaaaaaaaagttataattaaaGCAAAATATTTGTTGTACTTCTctagaaaatggatgaaaatgGCATTTAAAAAGTTCATTTATTTCAGTGTTTCCATTTAAAAAGTGAACAttccaaaaatgcatttttttttaaatgatttgagccaataaaaaacacaattttatacctCATTAAATTTGGTCAAAAAGTTCTAACAACTGGTTCTACTGGGTTAACTTGGTCCCTTCGTCCGATTGGAACTCATGAAATTGAACAGTTTGCAAGATATTCATATTTATTGAAATTCAAATAAGAAAAAAGCTCTAATTAAAGCAAAAATATTTGTTGTACTTctagagaaaatggatggaaatggcATTTAAAAAGTTCATTTATTTCAGTGTTTCCATTTAAAAAGTGAAACTTTCATACAGTGACATATTACAAAAATGCATCTTTTTTAATGATTTgagctaataaaaaaaacacaattttatacctCATTCAACTTGGTCAAAAAGTTCTAAGAACTGGTTCTACtgggatataataataatagattttatttgtaaaaagcactttatattgagtaaacaatttcAAAGtgatacagtgtattaaaaaaataaaataaaataaataaataaataaataaataaataaataaataaataaaataaaataaaataaaataaaataaaataaaataaaataaataaataaaaataaaaactagaacagccaaatagctatagctaatttgcacatatctaaaaaaaaaacattatttcttAGTCCGATTCGAACTCATGAAATTGAACAAAGTTTGCATGATATTCGTATTTATTGACATTCAAATAAGAAAAAGCTCTAATTAAAGCAAAATATTTGTTGTACTTCTAGAGAAAATGGATATAAATGGCATTTAAAAAGTTCTTTTATTTCAGTGTTTCCATTTAAAAAGTGAAACTTTTATACAGTGACATAttacaaaaatgcatttttataaaaaattatttgagacaataaaaaaaacacaattttataccaTTTTCAATTTGGTCAAAAAGTTCTAACAACTGGTTCTACTGGGTTAACTTGGTCTCTTAGTCCGATTGGAACTCATGAAATTGAACAAAGTTTGCATGATATTCATACTTATTGAAATTCAAATAAGAAAAAAAGCTCTAATTAAAGCAAAATATTTGTTGTACTTctagagaaaatggatggaaatgacatttaaaaagtttatttatttcagtGTTTCCATATAAAAAAGTGAAACTTTTATACAGTGACATAttacaaaaatgcattttttttaatgatttaaggCCAATAAAAAACACTATTCGGTACCTCATTCAATTTGGTCAAAACGTTCTAAAAACTGGTTCTACTGGGTTAACTTGCTCTCTTAGCCTGATTTAAACTCATGAAATTGAACAAAGTTTGCATGATATTCATACTTATTGAAATCCAAATAAGAAAAAAGCTCTAATTAAAGCAAAATCTTTGTTGTACTTGTAGAGTTTCAACATGCCTCGATCCTTCCTGGTGAAGAACAAGAGAAGTGTGTCCTTTAATGTGCATAGATCGTATGAAGACGACAAAGGTGAGTTGAGGTTTTATTTCATTAAATTGTGATGAGAAGCTGTGTGTTTTGAACTTGTCAATGACGCCGTTATTATTTAGGATCTGAAGGCATCTTTCCAGCCTCTTCTTCAGACAGGCCTCAGACCGAAGGCCGGCAATCTCCAACAGACCCCCAGCCTTTAGAAAAACAGGAGCTGGAATGTCCCTTATCTGTGCACCCGGAGCCCACCGGACCCCCCGTGGCTCCCTCACAGCCGTACTATTTAACAGGTGAGCTGCAAGTGCAAACATTACATTTCCCTGCGGGCTAAACCATAGAACTACAAATAGAAAACAGTTTCTTCTTCGTCTGTGCTCCTCAGAGCCTAAGGTGGGAGAATTCAGTCCTTACTATAAACCGGCGTATTCCTGGGAGCAGGTTCCGACTTCCTACCAGTTGGGTTTCAGCCCGGCGGTGCTGCAGCACGCCACCAGTTTGTACAACACCCACGTCAGCCGGAGCCCGCAGCACCAGCAGCCTCTGGACTGCAGCACACACTACTCCCCCAGATCCGACACCTACCACTGCATCACCTGTGACAAGGTGGGTTCTTCTCCGACaaaatcacattaaaaaaaaaaatccatctgatACGGAGAAAGCCTTGGGTctgactgcaaaaagtcagtgttaaaaaaaaaataatacaaaaattaggggtattttatttgaaataagctaaattatctgccaatagaacaggaaaatttggcttgtcgagactttccaaaacaagtaaaattagctaacctcaaagaacccaaaactacctttttaattacagcaaggtggtcttaggcctgtcgcacctccaccggtgcctgtggtggactgtgcatggcagggacgtcctcttccctgaggcaggcctaaacctgaccgcataccagaaaaggttttgctgcagggtcttcagctggggaccacctctcATTGATGTTTCGCCCCTTAGCCCCCTTAGCCCCCTTAGCCCCCTTAGCCCCCTTAGCCCCCTTAGCCCTTTCACGCAAaccgggaaggcgccatcattCTATCCAGAAACATAGAttactgtttgagtcacacttgactaactacaccaGAGTAAGGAGgagtcacactgcaaaaagtcagtgttcaaaaacaagaacaaaatatataaaaattaggggtattttatttgaactaagcaaaattatctgccaatagaacaagaaaatgtggcttgtcaagactttacaaaacaagtaaaattagctaacctcaatgaacccaaaaataccttaaaataagtatattctcactaataacaagtgcacttttcttggtagaaaaaaaagagaccttttttctcaatatgttgaaaaatattcttaaatgaagtaaatgctagtgccattatcttgacataatgatatgggctcggcattacatttcttgaaaccagcaaacgtatactaaaaactaatttattgttcttaatggaaaggcaacaaggcaagcgcttgttactctcggggtctcctagccgctcaggcaactcatattgtctaaaaatgcatttttccatggataacatgacatcatcgcgccaagtgcgtgctctttcagtcaaataataataataatactagattttatttgtaaaagcactttaaattgagtaaacaacctcaaagtgctacagtgtataaaataataataataaaataaaataaaaaataaaaagataataataaaaaaataaaaataaaaaccaaaacagccaaatagctaaaactagtatgcatatatctaaaaaaatgttgtttttttttaaaagaagggttagtgcaattagtgcgcatatatacagcccggcccccggccaaaattgttttaattgtaattttaaagaatttatctgaatgtgcatgaactatttctgttcaaaattgttagaaatgtcaaaagtttaaatattaactgtcagtttactgtactgtgccaactgtactactatataagtACATGTTTTCTatggtttcattgaaaataaaacagcaaagtccatttggctgtcatctgttttaattatgagacacaattgtgtcaaagtcatgatttttgatttcatgcttgaaataagaaatgattacttttaaaaaaaagtagttttatacttgtgagtgttgatgacacagctttgcaacacttgatattctagtttcaagcatgttttactcaatatagctcatcaaatctcagcaacaagctgtaatatcttactgacatcatttaggacacttaaaacaagtaaaacactctaacataaaatctgcttagtgagaagaaaaatcttatcagacagaaaataagcaaatatcacccttatttgatatttcatcttacttagattgcagtttttgcagtgtactgacaGTTTATGCTTTTCATTTTCACACTGGCCTAAAGTTGTTGACATCTCAACTGTGCTTCAGGTGTTCTCAACGTCTCACGGCCTGGAGGTCCACGTCAGGAGGTCCCACAGTGGGATGAGACCTTTTGGCTGCAACATCTGCAGAAAAACCTTTGGCCATGCCGTCAGTCTGGAGCAGCATATGAACGTCCACTACCAGGTACGGTGTGTtggtcaatgtcaatcaatcaatgtttattcatatagccctaaatcacgagtgtctcaaagggctgcacaagccacaacgacatgctcggttcagagcccacagaagggcaaggaaaaactcccaacccagtgggatgtcaatgtgaatgactatgagaaaccttggagaggaccgcagatgaacacattgcaaaaaagttgtcacaggggcatttttaccactgtgttacatggcctttccttttaacaacactcagtaaaggtttgggaactgaggagacacatttttaaagcttctcaggtggaattctttcccattcttgcttgatgtacagcttaagttgttcaacagtccgggggtctccattgtggtattttaggcttcataatgcgccacacatttttactggtagacaggtctggactacaggcaggccagtctagtacccgcactcttttactacgaagccacgttgatgtaacacgtggcttggcattgtcttgctgaaataagcaggggcgtccatggtaacattgcttagatgctccaaaacctgtatgtacctttcagcattaatggcgccttcacagatgtgtaagttacccatgtcttgggcactaatacacccccataccatcacacgtgctggcttttacactttgagcctagaacaatccggatggttcttttcctctttggtcccgaggacacgacgtccacagtttccaaaaacaatttgaattgtggactcgtcggaccacagaacacttttccactttgcatcagtccattttagatgagctcgagacaagtttctgggtgttgttgataaatgattttcgctttgcatagtagagttttaacatgcacttacagatgtagcgaccaactgtagttactgacagtgggtttctgaagtgttcctgagcccatgtggtgatatcctttacacactgacgtcgctgaGGGATtgaatgtccgtaatatcatggcttacgtgcagggatttctccagattctcggaacattttgatgatattacggagcgtagatggtgaaatccctaaattccttgcaatagctggttgagaaatgtttttcttaaactgttcaacaatttgctcaggcatttgttgacaaagtggtgaccctcgccccgtccttgtttgtgaatgactgagcatttcagcataaatgatatcagacactgggaTATTCGTTAAATAAAGAGTGAATCATTTAGGATAAATGCTATCAGACGCTGTGGTACTCATTAAACAATACATTAATTAACCCAGGATAAATGATGTTAGACACTCTGTCATTCATTTTATAATGATACAATAATTAATTTAGGACAAatgatgatatcagacactggggaattaattaattatttaatgaatCAAATTGAGATGAATATTATCAGACACTATGCAATAGTGTAAGATGCAGGATAAATGACA is a window encoding:
- the gfi1b gene encoding zinc finger protein Gfi-1b, with the protein product MPRSFLVKNKRSVSFNVHRSYEDDKGSEGIFPASSSDRPQTEGRQSPTDPQPLEKQELECPLSVHPEPTGPPVAPSQPYYLTEPKVGEFSPYYKPAYSWEQVPTSYQLGFSPAVLQHATSLYNTHVSRSPQHQQPLDCSTHYSPRSDTYHCITCDKVFSTSHGLEVHVRRSHSGMRPFGCNICRKTFGHAVSLEQHMNVHYQEKSFECKMCGKSFKRSSTLSTHLLIHSDTRPYPCQFCGKRFHQKSDMKKHTYIHTGEKPHKCQVCGKAFSQSSNLITHSRKHTGFKPFGCDVCSKGFQRKVDLRRHQESQHVLK